DNA from Bacteroidia bacterium:
GTCCTATTATTCGACTTTAAAATTTCAGATATTTTATTATATATATTGTTCATTTTTTCTAATCAGGAATTAAAATAATAATTATAGTCTTCGGGAGTATTTATATTAATAAGTATATCTTTATTAGGAATCTCTAATTTATAGCTTTTATAATCTGACAAAAACTCTTTTAAATTTGCACTTTGTTTTTGATATTTTTTCAAATCAGATATTATACTTTCTGGCAATAAAATAGGATGCCCGCCTTTACCCTTATAGCTTGGTATTATATATTGATCAGGCAAATTCTCAGAATAAACATAAGTCAGAATATCCTTTGTTATAAATGGATTATCTGCATCCTGTAAAAAACAGAAATCACAATCCTGCATTTTCTGAAAACCAAGTTTTGCAGAATGAAATCTTTCAAGTTCTATGTTTTCATTAATTACTATTGTAACATTATCAACTTGAAATTTTCTAATAGCTTCAACACATTCAGTATTTACAACTATTATAATATCATCACAACCAAATTTCTGATAACTGGATATAATTTTTTCTATAAATGTTATGTTTTTATCAAACTTCAAAAAAGGTTTAGGAGCATTCATTCTTGTAGAATTTCCTGCAGCTAATATCAGAGCATTCACTTTTTTGTTTTTCTCAACTTTCATTATCTGACAAAAAATAAAATTACAAAATACTGAAAGCCTTAACAATAAATCCTTAATTAGTTAAAAGGCTAACAGACAAAGATAATATTATTAAGTAAAAAAAGAAATATAAAAGTCATGGTTTAGGGGAATAAGTGCCTTAATTAATTAAAGTACTTAGAGTATCTAAAGTTTAAAAATTGATCTATATTTTTTTTATAAGTCAACAAGTCCATCCTGAACATCCAAAGTAATTTGCTTCTTGGACTTATTAAAATCAATTAAAACATGCTCATTAAATGGTATAAGAATTTCTTTATTCCCAAACATTACTGTTACAAGAAAATTTCCTGGAATATCCATAAAGTCGATAATTTTACCAAGATTTACCCCATCCTGATTTAAAACTGAAAATCCAATTAAATCAGAAGTTGAGAATTCTACCTTAGGAGCTTTGGATTTATTTTTTTCGATAAAAACATTGCAGTCGACAAATCTTACTGCTTTATTTTTGTTATCTATAAAAGAAAGTTTTACAATAATTGTCTGATTTGAAGAAACTGTATATTCTTCAATAAAAAACGGAACCAATAATCCTTCTATTTCAAGGAATATTGATTCCGCTAATTCGTAACTGTCAGAAATCTCAAATACCGTTTTTATAAGTAGTTCGCCTTTTACACCGTGCGTTTTCAGCACAATGCCGAACTCACGGCATTTTTCTCTGAACATAAGAACGTTTATGCTTCAGCTTGAGCTGCTTCGTCAGCTGGTGCTTCAGAAACTTCTTCGTTTTCAGCTTTAGCTTTTTCTGCAGCTTTAGCTAATTTTTTAGCTATTGCTTCTGCTCTTGCATCTTTTACTTTTGATTCAGCTTCTAAACGAGCTTTAAGTTCAGAAACACTTTCTTTGCTTAATCTGTTTTTCTTATCCTGAATCTTATTGAATTTCTGTTGTTTCCAATCGTTAAAACGAGTTTCTGCAACAGTCTCATCAAATGCGCCTTTTTTAACGCCTTCCATAAGATGTTTTTTCATATACACTCCTGTATATGATAAAATTGCGCGGCAGGTTTCTGTAGGAACTGCCCCGTTGTTTAACCAAGCTAACGCTTTATCGAAATTAATGTCGATAGTTGCTGGGTTTGTTACTGGATTGTAGGTGCCAATGCTTTCGATGAACTTGCCATCTCGTGGCGCCCGCGCGTCCGCAATCACAATGTGATAATACGGCGATCTTTTCTTACCATGTCTTGCTAATCTGATTTTTGCTGGCATATAATTATTTATTTTAAACGGACTGCAAAGATACAATTAATTCGGAAATCAAAAATTCATTTACAAAAAATAATTTCATATAATCACAAAAAATATTTACGACTCAATCATCTATTTTTATGGCGATTACGTAAATACTTGAAAAAAATATTATTTTATTATTCAAAAAAAGTTTTGTGTAATATTAAATTTTTATACTTTTGCAACCCAACAAAAGGGTACCATAGCTCAGTTGGTAGAGCAACGGACTGAAAATCCGTGTGTCCCCGGTTCAATTCCAGGTGGTACCACAAAAAGCTCCGAATTTTCGGAGCTTTTTTAACTTTAAGAAATAATTTATTGAAATTCTTTAAATGAAACATTCTGTTAAAACTTCCTGGAAAGGTAAAATGGCATTTAATGCTGAAGTAAATGGCCATAATTTAACAATGGATGCAAATGCAGAAGTTGGAGGCAATAATGAGGGTCCACGTCCGAAAGAATTAATGCTTGCTTCTGTTGCAGGCTGCTCAGGTATGGATGTAGTTTCTATTCTTGAAAAAATGCGCGTTGAAATCACCAGCTTTAATATTATTGTTGACGCAGACATTACCGAAGAACACCCTAAGCATTATACCAAAATGCATATTATTTACGAATTTGAAGGTAAAGATTTACCAATAGAAAAACTTCAGAAAGCCGTAGAATTATCACAAGATCGCTATTGCGGTGTTTCATACATGTATAAAAAAGCATTTGAATTAACACACGAAATCAGAGTAATTAATAACTAAGGAATAAGTCAAACAGTTATTAAGTTAAAAGCTATTTCAAAATTTATAATTCTATTTTGTTATTCTTTCCCATTCTGCCATTCTAATCATTATCTTCTCATACTTTTCTTTAATTTCAGCAAGAGAACAGGTAAAATTATTTGTAATAATTGCGAAAATTAATGTCTTTCCCTTAATCGTTGTTACATAACCCGCATAACTAGAAACTCTGGACATTGTTCCACTCTTGGCAAAAACTCTTCCTTCTGCCAGAGTATTTTTCCCCATACGTCGCATTGTACCTGTTTTACCAGCTTCTGGTAAAGTATTTTTAAACGACTCATAATGCTGACTCTTATTTTTCATATGTGATAACACAAAAGCAAGTTGTGAAACAGTAATGCCATTATATCTGCTTATCCCGCTACCATCATGTAAAAACAAACCACCTGTATCCATTTTTTTATTTTTCCAGAATGCAGCTTCATAATTTAATCCTGACTGTCTGCTTCCTTTACCACTTCTCATAAAACCTAAATGCTTTAAAATATGTTCGGCAAAAAGATTTCTACTAACAAGATTAGTCTCAGAAATAATTGAGTACAAACTATGAGAGAAGGTTGTTATAATTTCCTTACGCTCACCACCAGTATCCATTCTATGCAACTTTAATTCACGAATAGTTGTTGCTGTATCACAAACTTTAACACCATTTCTTTTTAACCAGAAATTTAATTGATATGCTGCAGCCAAAGCAGGATCGGGCATAGTTCCAACCATCATAGAACTTCCCTGACTATTTGGATAATAACCTTGAATATCAAATTCCTTTCCGTATGGCATACCTAAAAAATAAGTTTCAAGTTCGCCAATTCCTGCTCCCTGAGAAAAATTATTAAATCTAATTCCAGGCACATAAGGTTTCATATTTCCTGAACTGGAATATAATGCTGCTTTGTTAGTAACATTAAACC
Protein-coding regions in this window:
- a CDS encoding NTP transferase domain-containing protein; the encoded protein is MKVEKNKKVNALILAAGNSTRMNAPKPFLKFDKNITFIEKIISSYQKFGCDDIIIVVNTECVEAIRKFQVDNVTIVINENIELERFHSAKLGFQKMQDCDFCFLQDADNPFITKDILTYVYSENLPDQYIIPSYKGKGGHPILLPESIISDLKKYQKQSANLKEFLSDYKSYKLEIPNKDILININTPEDYNYYFNS
- the rimM gene encoding 16S rRNA processing protein RimM, with product MFREKCREFGIVLKTHGVKGELLIKTVFEISDSYELAESIFLEIEGLLVPFFIEEYTVSSNQTIIVKLSFIDNKNKAVRFVDCNVFIEKNKSKAPKVEFSTSDLIGFSVLNQDGVNLGKIIDFMDIPGNFLVTVMFGNKEILIPFNEHVLIDFNKSKKQITLDVQDGLVDL
- a CDS encoding 30S ribosomal protein S16, with the translated sequence MPAKIRLARHGKKRSPYYHIVIADARAPRDGKFIESIGTYNPVTNPATIDINFDKALAWLNNGAVPTETCRAILSYTGVYMKKHLMEGVKKGAFDETVAETRFNDWKQQKFNKIQDKKNRLSKESVSELKARLEAESKVKDARAEAIAKKLAKAAEKAKAENEEVSEAPADEAAQAEA
- a CDS encoding OsmC family protein — protein: MKHSVKTSWKGKMAFNAEVNGHNLTMDANAEVGGNNEGPRPKELMLASVAGCSGMDVVSILEKMRVEITSFNIIVDADITEEHPKHYTKMHIIYEFEGKDLPIEKLQKAVELSQDRYCGVSYMYKKAFELTHEIRVINN
- the dacB gene encoding D-alanyl-D-alanine carboxypeptidase/D-alanyl-D-alanine-endopeptidase, with translation MKSLFFLGIFSLCIYFSSCNSKSKKDVVKKDVVAKNDSIKVKPIDSLKWEIEQFLTDSTIRHASVGIIIAEDSIDNVIYQYNPQISLVPASVLKLLTTATALEALGGGMSFKTTLQYNGNISEGHILNGNIIIKGGGDPTLGRVDESNIVSKWGNAIKKLGIDSINGKVIGDASVYEDELACPTWSWGEVANYYCQPASGLTFNDNVFELRFNVTNKAALYSSSGNMKPYVPGIRFNNFSQGAGIGELETYFLGMPYGKEFDIQGYYPNSQGSSMMVGTMPDPALAAAYQLNFWLKRNGVKVCDTATTIRELKLHRMDTGGERKEIITTFSHSLYSIISETNLVSRNLFAEHILKHLGFMRSGKGSRQSGLNYEAAFWKNKKMDTGGLFLHDGSGISRYNGITVSQLAFVLSHMKNKSQHYESFKNTLPEAGKTGTMRRMGKNTLAEGRVFAKSGTMSRVSSYAGYVTTIKGKTLIFAIITNNFTCSLAEIKEKYEKIMIRMAEWERITK